The proteins below come from a single Benincasa hispida cultivar B227 chromosome 4, ASM972705v1, whole genome shotgun sequence genomic window:
- the LOC120076109 gene encoding uncharacterized protein LOC120076109, whose translation MRDFRKYDPRSFDGLLGDPTKAEMWLSSIETIFHFMRCPEEHKLQCAIFMLTSNAKIWWLSVEKMIDTGGELAIWEQFKERFYEKYFLANTRYNKQAEFLNLKQGVISVEKYEQEFDKLSRFTPELVATKAARTERFIQDLRSGLRGIVHALDLKTYVAALRAAIRIDVDSQVGEDYRRSLGIGTSAGQKMKAEPRALEHQQRNQNTMNIARQWG comes from the coding sequence ATGAGGGATTTCCGGAAGTATGACCCTCGCTCCTTTGATGGATTGTTGGGGGACCCCACCAAAGCAGAGATGTGGTTGTCATCTATTGAGAcaatatttcattttatgaGGTGCCCGGAAGAGCATAAGCTTCAATGCGCAATTTTCATGTTGACTAGTAATGCGAAAATCTGGTGGCTTTCAGTAGAGAAGATGATTGATACTGGTGGGGAGCTTGCAATCTGGGAGCAGTTCAAGGAGCGCTTTTATGAGAAGTATTTTTTGGCCAACACTCGGTACAACAAGCAGGCGgaattcttgaacttgaagCAGGGGGTTATATCAGTGGAGAAGTATGAACAGGAATTTGATAAGCTGTCTCGCTTTACTCCTGAACTAGTAGCCACCAAGGCAGCGAGGACAGAGAGATTCATCCAGGACCTGAGGAGTGGACTGCGAGGTATAGTGCATGCCTTGGACCTAAAGACGTATGTTGCGGCACTACGGGCTGCCATAAGGATTGATGTTGACTCCCAAGTGGGAGAGGATTACAGGAGGTCGCTTGGGATTGGGACCTCCGCAGGTCAAAAAATGAAGGCTGAGCCCAGGGCTCTTGAGCATCAGCAGAGGAACCAGAACACAATGAATATTGCACGTCAGTGGGGATAG